In Penaeus chinensis breed Huanghai No. 1 chromosome 40, ASM1920278v2, whole genome shotgun sequence, one genomic interval encodes:
- the LOC125047217 gene encoding translationally-controlled tumor protein homolog produces the protein MKVFKDMLTGDEMFTDTYKYEEVDDAFYMVIGKNITITEDNIELEGANPSAEEADEGTDTNSQSGVDVVIYMRLQETGFQVKKDYLAYMKEYLKNVKAKLEGTPEASKLTSIQKPLTDLLKKFKDLQFFTGESMDPDGMVVIMDYKDIDGEERPVLYFPKYGLTEEKL, from the exons GTGATGAGATGTTCACCGACACCTATAAGTATGAGGAGGTGGATGATGCCTTCTACATGGTAATTggaaaaaatattactattactgaagaTAACATTGAGCTGGAGGGAGCCAATCCATCAGCTGAAGAGGCAGATGAAGGCACTGACACTAATAGTCAGTCTGGCGTcgatgtagttatatatatgcgtctgcagGAAACCGGCTTCCAAGTCAAGAAGGATTATCTTGCATACATGAAAGAATACCTAAAGAA tgTAAAGGCAAAGTTGGAAGGCACACCTGAAGCTTCAAAGTTAACATCTATCCAGAAGCCTCTGACAGACCTTTTGAAGAAGTTCAAGGACTTGCAATTCTTCACTGGAGAATCAATGGACCCCGATGGCATGGTTGTTATCATGGATTACAAAGACATTGATGGAGAAGAGCGGCCAGTCTTGTACTTCCCAAAATACGGTCTAACAGAGGAGAAGCTATAA